In one window of Arctopsyche grandis isolate Sample6627 chromosome 6, ASM5162203v2, whole genome shotgun sequence DNA:
- the ppk17 gene encoding amiloride-sensitive sodium channel pickpocket 17, with amino-acid sequence MVEKSGETERRIKKTFKEKCTHCISGPKQIIRTTILLTCTVVVVYQIGECLRKIRNPPITTYTHFDFNDTVKYPAITICRDPPYKNDVLQEHGLYGHPRYTSEWRNFNFSNVNLDEFWREATYSDKDNFISAGLNSINSYIEVVNSLHFVLGQCQTVSPKIYVSTVSKNTGYSILLNHSMLEIDTTSSTIPPGYHIFVHQANEPFAEHLSVSLMEHLYVNVGEELEVKLGVQQLNMLSTGPKNCQTEDDYSATLCVEKCVWDSIIDEVGCSGPWMKTDIPYCSNYTAMKELIVNYIRFSNKADCACQQRCRSMIYSTYVMDRNSLTVWNSATGVWDDKHGVHKLQTQLYIYFNNKLVSVYEENHSYDWSLFLADFGGSMGFLLGLSVLGVILILEDIFDSCIKPLVSSDSEKSTKDNRDKKISVSSESSCSINYNDKSDILKDYNKFNIKSIEKNFYM; translated from the exons ATGGTGGAAAAAAGTGGGGAAACTGagagaagaataaaaaaaacgtttaaagAAAAATGCACTCATTGTATCAGTGGACCAAAACAAATAATAAGAACAACAATTCTCTTAACTTGCACCGTAGTGGTTGTTTATCAG ATTGGAGAATGTTTAAGAAAAATAAGAAATCCTCCAATTACGACGTATACACATTTTGACTTCAATGATACTGTAAAATATCCTGCTATTACGATTTGTAGAGATCCGCCTTATAAAAATGATGTATTACAA GAACATGGATTATACGGACATCCTCGCTATACTTCTGAATGGAGAAATTTCAACTTTAGTAATGTAAATTTGGACGAATTTTGGAGAGAAGCCACTTACAGTGATAAGGACAATTTCATATCTGCTGGCCTCAATTCTATCAAtagtt ATATAGAAGTTGTCAACAGCTTACATTTTGTATTGGGTCAATGTCAAACTGTTTCTCCTAAAATTTATGTATCGACAGTTTCCAAGAATACTGGATATTCGATATTACTCAATCACTCCATGCTAGAAATTGATACTACTTCAAGTACTATACCACCTGGATATCACATCTTCGTTCATCAAGCCAATGAGCCGTTTGCAG AGCATTTGTCCGTTAGTCTCATGGAACATTTATATGTAAACGTTGGCGAAGAATTGGAAGTCAAATTGGGAGTTCAACAACTTAATATGCTATCCACTGGACCTAAAAATTGTCAGACTGAAGATGATTACAGCGCAACATTG TGTGTTGAAAAATGCGTATGGGATAGCATTATAGATGAAGTCGGATGTTCTGGCCCTTGGATGAAGACTGATATTCCATATTGTAGTAACTATACTGCCATGAAAGAACTTATAGTTAATTATATCAG GTTTTCAAATAAAGCGGATTGCGCTTGTCAACAGCGGTGTCGATCGATGATATACAGTACTTACGTAATGGATAGGAATTCACTGACCGTGTGGAATTCTGCAACTGGTGTGTGGGATGATAAACACGGAGTTCATAAACTACAAACACAA ctctatatatatttcaacaataaattagttTCCGTTTATGAAGAGAATCATAGCTATGATTGGTCATTGTTTTTGGCAGATTTTGGTGGTAGCATG GGATTTCTTCTAGGACTTTCTGTACTCGGAGTTATTCTTATCTTAGAAGATATATTCGACAGTTGTATTAAGCCTTTGGTTTCTTCTGATTCAGAAAAATCAACGAAAGATAATAGAGATAAAAAAATCAGTGTCTCTAGCGAAAGCAGTTGCAGCATCAATTATAATGATAAAAGTGATATCCTGAAagattacaataaatttaatattaagagtattgaaaaaaatttctatATGTAA